The Candidatus Sysuiplasma acidicola genome has a window encoding:
- a CDS encoding amidohydrolase family protein: MNYVKAKVLYDGTANAVRNDVFISYDRDRITAIGTTQPKGEMIAEGVVTPAFIDGHSHIGLARSGEPSAEEEGNEHMDPMLPMVNVLDSVYMDDFAFRESIEHGVLYSHVMPGSGNIIGGRTALIRNFAEDIREAFISRPGIKAALGYNPRSTTDWKGTRPTTRMGAISILRNELNKALKASRLMKKKRKTIDEIEPQTEALIDILNGKQRLMVHVHKEDDIVNLINLMSEFGFRAVINHAGDVHSSRLWEIVAREGLSVIYGPVDAFSYKVELKHERWQNVRFIAESNIDYCLMTDHPVVLQRNLFLQLRFFLRYGLTKEQSIALITGNAANILGCRDIGILEKGRMASFTVWNNDPFSLDAWPETVVGEGKTLIG; the protein is encoded by the coding sequence ATGAATTACGTCAAAGCAAAGGTTCTGTACGACGGAACTGCAAATGCTGTAAGGAACGATGTTTTCATCAGCTATGATCGAGACAGGATAACTGCCATAGGAACGACTCAACCGAAAGGCGAAATGATCGCAGAGGGTGTTGTGACGCCCGCCTTCATCGACGGCCATTCCCACATAGGGCTTGCCAGAAGCGGTGAACCGTCTGCAGAGGAAGAAGGTAATGAGCATATGGATCCAATGCTCCCGATGGTGAACGTTCTCGATTCTGTGTATATGGATGATTTTGCTTTCAGGGAAAGCATAGAACACGGCGTGCTCTACTCCCATGTAATGCCAGGGAGCGGAAACATCATAGGTGGAAGGACTGCGCTGATCAGGAATTTTGCAGAAGACATACGTGAGGCGTTCATTTCAAGGCCCGGCATCAAAGCTGCGTTGGGATATAATCCTCGCTCAACAACTGACTGGAAGGGAACCAGACCGACGACGAGGATGGGTGCAATATCTATATTGAGAAATGAGCTCAACAAGGCATTAAAAGCATCAAGGCTAATGAAGAAAAAGCGAAAGACAATCGATGAAATCGAGCCCCAGACGGAAGCTCTCATAGACATACTGAACGGAAAGCAGAGGCTGATGGTTCATGTTCATAAAGAGGACGATATTGTCAATCTGATTAATCTGATGTCAGAATTTGGCTTCAGAGCAGTGATTAACCACGCAGGGGATGTACATTCATCCAGGCTCTGGGAAATAGTGGCAAGAGAGGGACTTTCAGTAATTTACGGGCCGGTGGATGCTTTTTCCTACAAGGTTGAGCTTAAGCACGAGCGCTGGCAAAACGTCAGATTCATCGCTGAGTCGAATATAGATTATTGCCTCATGACAGACCATCCAGTCGTGCTACAGAGGAATCTTTTCCTCCAGCTTCGTTTCTTCCTCAGGTATGGCCTGACAAAGGAGCAATCGATAGCACTCATCACAGGCAATGCTGCGAATATTCTTGGCTGCAGGGATATAGGCATACTCGAAAAGGGCAGAATGGCATCGTTCACAGTGTGGAATAACGATCCATTCTCCCTCGATGCATGGCCGGAAACCGTCGTGGGAGAGGGGAAAACGCTAATAGGCTGA
- a CDS encoding DUF3311 domain-containing protein, whose amino-acid sequence MAEGSKNGAKRSAGKDIAAVILLLIPFAAYLDLGSFDKVSPTLYGIPYFYWYQTVWLVISAILFVFAALLLNSGRGGKSDVY is encoded by the coding sequence TTGGCCGAAGGAAGTAAGAATGGTGCCAAGCGGAGCGCAGGAAAAGATATTGCAGCAGTAATACTTTTGCTGATTCCATTTGCTGCTTATCTTGACCTAGGATCGTTTGACAAAGTGAGTCCTACATTGTATGGAATACCTTATTTTTACTGGTACCAGACTGTGTGGCTTGTCATTTCTGCAATATTATTCGTATTTGCAGCGCTACTGCTGAACAGCGGAAGAGGAGGGAAATCCGATGTCTACTGA
- a CDS encoding DUF169 domain-containing protein, whose product MEDDLTELSENLKRDLKLESAPVQISYLNAEPLGIERYPHSVPAGCSFWGIGTQKEIYAPLSAHENCEIGAFVLGIRPSGELGSRLSETLGWMEEKGYLGKGEAAKIPHNSSAPEFVYYGPLGKRDIDPTAVVMFCRPSGAMIALEAASLYGAHPFNVPLTGRPACSVIPFVLSGRAPVAVSMGCSGFRTYVDAAAGNMLIAVRGDIIAEFASSVAKVAAVNVEVCELDAERKKEFTKER is encoded by the coding sequence ATGGAAGACGACCTGACAGAACTGTCTGAAAATCTCAAAAGGGATCTGAAACTCGAGTCTGCGCCAGTCCAGATTTCCTACTTGAATGCTGAACCCCTGGGTATCGAGAGATATCCTCACAGTGTGCCGGCCGGTTGTTCATTCTGGGGAATAGGCACACAGAAAGAGATTTACGCACCGCTTTCTGCGCATGAAAATTGCGAAATAGGTGCCTTTGTACTTGGCATCAGGCCTTCTGGCGAGCTTGGATCCAGGCTCTCGGAGACACTTGGCTGGATGGAAGAAAAAGGGTATCTGGGAAAAGGAGAAGCAGCGAAAATACCACATAACAGCAGCGCGCCAGAATTTGTCTATTACGGCCCACTGGGAAAACGTGACATAGACCCTACAGCTGTTGTAATGTTCTGCAGGCCATCCGGCGCGATGATTGCTCTGGAAGCCGCCAGCCTCTACGGCGCCCATCCATTCAATGTCCCGCTGACCGGGCGCCCAGCTTGCTCAGTCATACCGTTTGTCTTAAGCGGAAGAGCACCGGTTGCGGTGAGCATGGGCTGTTCCGGCTTCAGGACATATGTGGATGCTGCGGCGGGGAATATGCTCATCGCCGTGCGCGGTGACATTATAGCGGAGTTTGCGTCATCGGTTGCGAAAGTGGCCGCAGTCAACGTAGAAGTCTGTGAACTCGACGCAGAGAGGAAGAAGGAATTCACGAAGGAAAGATGA
- a CDS encoding sodium:solute symporter, with protein sequence MSTDQITEISVFLVLFAIFAFLGFYASRWRKGNLADLGDWALAGRRLGPFLAWFLIGADLYTAYTFVAVPSGVFASGAIIFYAVPYVAVTFAIAMVTMPKLWIEARKHGYVTAADFVKHRFGTVLAILIALTGIVAELPYIALQIVGMTAVLTVMLQGLGANSSAIIEIALVLSFIVLALFTFTSGLRGATLTAVFKDILIFLTVIVVIIVVPAHFGGFAKAFAAKPAFSKLAPVAGSAYWTLWLGSALALFLYPHAVNGSLSASSEKKLRLSTALLPIYGVGLALLAMFGILVYAVGPAMAYLAKTPAATRGILVVPALIQYSLPPWFSGLAFLGIFIGGLVPASIMAMSQANLLVRNVFKEFSPGMKPETEAKLAKIFSAVFKFVALGFVFIVPLTYAIQLQLLGGILILQTIAPVFMGLFLRRMNKYAMTAGWAIGLISGIYLVEYANHFGKLVTSFYKSPYGLLYIGLFSVAVNVTVAVIGSLIAYAARPHAAAAEAA encoded by the coding sequence ATGTCTACTGACCAGATTACAGAAATTTCCGTATTCCTGGTTCTTTTTGCAATATTCGCCTTCCTCGGGTTCTATGCAAGCAGATGGAGAAAAGGCAATCTCGCCGATCTTGGAGACTGGGCACTTGCCGGGCGGAGACTCGGTCCATTCCTGGCATGGTTCCTCATCGGAGCAGATTTATACACCGCGTACACTTTCGTCGCCGTTCCGTCAGGTGTCTTCGCTTCGGGGGCGATCATCTTTTATGCCGTTCCGTACGTTGCAGTGACATTTGCCATAGCAATGGTCACCATGCCAAAGCTCTGGATTGAAGCGAGGAAGCACGGCTATGTTACAGCCGCTGACTTTGTAAAGCACAGATTCGGCACAGTACTTGCAATACTTATCGCTCTGACTGGAATAGTTGCAGAACTACCGTATATCGCACTGCAGATTGTCGGCATGACTGCTGTTCTTACAGTCATGCTGCAGGGACTCGGCGCTAACTCCTCCGCCATCATCGAGATCGCACTTGTCCTATCATTCATCGTGCTTGCGTTGTTCACATTTACAAGTGGACTCCGTGGAGCAACGCTGACGGCAGTATTCAAGGACATTCTCATCTTCTTAACAGTGATTGTGGTGATTATTGTCGTTCCCGCACACTTCGGGGGGTTTGCAAAAGCTTTCGCGGCAAAGCCTGCATTCAGTAAGCTCGCGCCAGTTGCTGGTTCTGCATATTGGACGCTCTGGCTTGGAAGCGCACTTGCACTGTTTCTATATCCCCACGCAGTTAACGGCTCCCTGAGCGCTTCCAGTGAAAAGAAGCTCAGACTCAGCACAGCATTGCTGCCAATATATGGAGTTGGTCTTGCTTTGCTCGCCATGTTCGGCATACTGGTCTATGCAGTAGGGCCGGCAATGGCATATCTTGCCAAGACACCCGCGGCAACAAGGGGCATTCTTGTTGTTCCCGCTTTAATACAGTATTCGCTGCCGCCCTGGTTCTCAGGGCTGGCGTTTCTGGGGATATTCATAGGCGGACTAGTGCCTGCATCAATAATGGCCATGTCCCAGGCGAATCTGCTCGTCCGGAATGTGTTCAAGGAATTCTCGCCAGGCATGAAACCCGAAACAGAAGCGAAGCTGGCAAAGATCTTCTCTGCCGTATTCAAGTTCGTTGCACTGGGATTTGTCTTTATCGTACCGCTGACATACGCAATTCAGCTTCAGCTGCTCGGCGGAATATTGATACTTCAGACGATTGCACCGGTCTTCATGGGCCTGTTCCTCAGGCGCATGAACAAATATGCTATGACCGCAGGCTGGGCAATTGGATTGATTTCCGGAATATATCTTGTTGAGTATGCCAACCACTTCGGTAAACTTGTCACAAGCTTCTATAAATCCCCGTACGGACTGCTTTATATCGGTTTGTTCTCAGTCGCGGTAAATGTGACAGTAGCCGTCATAGGCAGCCTGATAGCATATGCTGCCAGACCACACGCAGCAGCGGCGGAAGCAGCCTGA
- a CDS encoding peroxiredoxin, with translation MDVPVGMKVPDFTLPDENGNQFHLYEELKKGPLIIYFFPRDFTSGCTTEACEFRDNYDLFVKKGVRVAGISTDGTERHTSFKQKHSLPFHLLSDGGHRIADLFGVKRSLGIIPGRTTYLIGKDGTVLHVFSSQLQPKRHIAEALKAMERTGVGANNI, from the coding sequence ATGGATGTGCCGGTAGGTATGAAAGTACCTGATTTCACTCTACCTGACGAAAATGGAAATCAATTTCACCTCTACGAAGAGCTGAAAAAAGGGCCGCTGATCATTTACTTCTTTCCGAGGGATTTCACAAGCGGCTGCACAACTGAAGCATGCGAATTCCGGGATAATTATGACCTGTTCGTAAAGAAGGGGGTAAGGGTTGCAGGCATAAGCACGGACGGCACGGAAAGACACACGAGTTTCAAACAGAAGCACTCCTTGCCTTTTCACCTCCTAAGCGATGGTGGTCACCGGATAGCAGACTTATTCGGCGTGAAGCGTTCGCTAGGCATAATTCCTGGAAGAACGACGTACCTGATTGGAAAGGATGGCACTGTGCTTCATGTCTTCAGTTCCCAGCTCCAGCCGAAAAGGCATATTGCAGAGGCGCTTAAGGCAATGGAAAGGACTGGCGTTGGCGCCAACAACATTTGA
- a CDS encoding cation:proton antiporter, giving the protein MALQYTSPLLTIGILFFFAKVVGLIAKRFHLPSVIGEILGGAILGPYALGGYIDAWTGIDLINVNSTVLLFSQVAVVLIIFSAAAENGLSGLRQAGAYAVLVAVGGALLPVVLGFYFYIATGRSLSGAILIASTMAATSLAITVQSMERFKEKYGVEANLIFNAAAIDDVVSVVILAVALTVLNSRKGVTTLSVFSIAIAATFTWFVMLVASLTIIPQFIKIVARLKDDSVLESASLAVAFAMSSISAFVGLSTVVGAYLGGISMAGSLAKEHARRFSNILKDALGPLFFAVIGAELNFGDFLNLYSLLGMALLTVIAVLGKIAGSGAMAFLKFRHIQSALRVGVAMVPRGEVGLVIAGIALEQGVVTQSLYGEIIGMVLLTSVIGPILLQRLYHLALRPD; this is encoded by the coding sequence ATGGCATTGCAATACACATCACCCCTGCTTACCATTGGAATACTGTTCTTTTTCGCCAAGGTTGTTGGCCTCATCGCAAAGCGTTTTCACCTTCCCTCGGTAATCGGCGAAATACTGGGCGGCGCCATCCTCGGCCCGTATGCGCTTGGAGGCTACATTGACGCCTGGACCGGCATCGATCTGATTAATGTCAACAGCACAGTTCTCCTTTTTTCGCAGGTTGCTGTCGTTCTCATAATTTTTTCAGCGGCCGCCGAAAACGGCCTTTCAGGCCTCAGACAGGCGGGAGCCTATGCTGTTCTGGTTGCTGTTGGGGGTGCACTTCTTCCTGTGGTACTCGGTTTTTACTTCTACATAGCAACAGGAAGGTCGCTATCTGGTGCCATCCTTATCGCATCTACAATGGCAGCTACCAGCCTTGCCATAACGGTACAGTCTATGGAGCGCTTCAAGGAGAAATATGGCGTTGAGGCGAACCTGATTTTCAATGCCGCCGCGATAGATGATGTAGTCAGTGTCGTTATTCTTGCAGTTGCTCTGACGGTGCTCAATTCGCGCAAGGGTGTTACAACTCTCAGTGTGTTTTCAATTGCTATTGCAGCAACTTTCACCTGGTTTGTCATGCTCGTTGCATCGCTCACAATTATCCCGCAGTTCATTAAGATCGTTGCAAGGCTGAAAGATGACAGCGTTCTGGAATCCGCATCGCTGGCTGTTGCATTCGCTATGTCTTCGATTTCGGCGTTTGTCGGTCTCTCAACTGTGGTCGGTGCGTATCTTGGCGGCATATCAATGGCAGGTTCGCTTGCCAAGGAGCATGCAAGAAGATTCAGCAATATTCTCAAGGATGCACTTGGGCCTCTCTTTTTTGCTGTAATTGGGGCTGAATTAAATTTTGGCGATTTTCTAAACCTTTACTCACTGTTGGGCATGGCATTGCTTACCGTTATTGCCGTTCTCGGAAAGATAGCCGGCTCAGGAGCAATGGCCTTTTTAAAATTCCGGCACATCCAAAGTGCGCTCCGGGTAGGTGTAGCGATGGTCCCAAGAGGAGAGGTTGGATTGGTAATCGCGGGAATTGCGCTCGAGCAGGGCGTTGTGACGCAGTCACTCTACGGCGAGATAATCGGAATGGTTCTGCTGACGTCTGTAATCGGGCCAATTCTGCTACAGCGACTCTACCATCTGGCACTCAGACCGGATTGA